In one window of Hallerella porci DNA:
- a CDS encoding circularly permuted type 2 ATP-grasp protein — protein sequence MTTANIKELTDSRDTVNKWMERFGVRFGVYKHGVFNEQLFPFDSVPRIISKSDWEYLEVGLKQRVTALNLFLWDIYHEKKIVKDGVIPEEFVYSSKGYMPECEGISPCEKVYAHIAGIDLVEGKDNKWYVLEDNLRIPSGASYPMIARNITRKVSPGTFATNAVADNRDYTDMLRDMMSEMCEGKGIAVILTPGRYNSAFFEHSYFAEKTGATLAYPGDLFVEDDKVYYAGMFKDKTRVGCIYRRVSDEYMDPMTFESSSLLGVPNVMQAYKAGNVALINAIGNGVADDKGIYYFVPKMVDYYLHEKSILQNAPTYLPYFKEDYDYVLNNLQKLVIKDVCEAGGYGVLFGSELSPEKLAEMKDLIVKFPRRWIAQEVIDFKDLELLEDDKLVWRKADLRAFVVTGKETKVWKSGLTRFSRNPDSFVVNSSQGGGFKDTWIMTE from the coding sequence ATGACTACTGCAAACATTAAAGAACTCACAGACAGCCGCGATACGGTGAACAAGTGGATGGAACGTTTCGGAGTTCGCTTCGGCGTTTATAAACACGGAGTTTTTAACGAACAGCTCTTTCCTTTTGATTCGGTGCCGCGGATAATTTCCAAAAGCGATTGGGAATATTTGGAAGTCGGATTAAAGCAACGCGTTACCGCTTTGAATTTATTCTTGTGGGATATTTACCACGAGAAAAAAATTGTAAAAGACGGCGTCATTCCCGAAGAATTTGTCTATTCGTCAAAAGGTTATATGCCCGAATGCGAAGGCATTTCGCCGTGCGAAAAAGTGTATGCGCATATCGCAGGGATTGACCTTGTCGAAGGCAAAGACAATAAATGGTATGTGCTCGAAGATAATTTGCGAATTCCTTCGGGCGCAAGTTATCCGATGATCGCACGAAACATTACGCGGAAAGTTTCTCCGGGAACTTTTGCGACGAATGCGGTTGCCGATAACCGCGATTATACCGATATGCTTCGCGATATGATGAGCGAAATGTGCGAAGGTAAAGGAATCGCTGTGATTTTAACGCCTGGCCGTTATAATTCAGCATTCTTTGAACATTCGTATTTTGCAGAAAAGACTGGTGCAACTCTTGCGTATCCGGGAGATTTATTTGTCGAAGATGATAAAGTTTATTATGCGGGCATGTTCAAAGATAAAACGCGAGTCGGCTGCATTTACCGCCGCGTTTCCGATGAATATATGGACCCGATGACTTTTGAATCTTCGTCTCTTCTCGGCGTTCCCAATGTGATGCAAGCTTACAAAGCAGGAAATGTCGCACTCATCAATGCGATTGGAAACGGCGTCGCAGACGATAAAGGCATCTATTACTTTGTGCCGAAAATGGTCGATTATTATTTGCACGAAAAATCGATTTTGCAAAATGCGCCGACGTATTTGCCTTATTTCAAAGAAGATTATGATTACGTGCTGAATAATCTTCAAAAGCTCGTGATTAAAGATGTGTGCGAAGCAGGCGGTTACGGCGTTTTGTTTGGCTCAGAACTTTCGCCAGAAAAACTTGCCGAAATGAAAGATCTCATCGTCAAATTTCCGCGGCGATGGATTGCTCAAGAGGTGATTGACTTTAAGGATTTGGAACTTTTGGAAGACGATAAACTCGTGTGGCGTAAAGCCGATTTGCGCGCCTTCGTCGTCACAGGCAAAGAAACAAAAGTTTGGAAAAGTGGGCTCACGCGCTTTTCGAGAAACCCCGATTCATTTGTCGTGAATTCGTCGC